The proteins below are encoded in one region of Haloterrigena turkmenica DSM 5511:
- a CDS encoding FAD-dependent oxidoreductase, producing MSADIAFDVVVVGSGRAGTAAAYKLAKEGVDVALVERAKQPGMKNVTGGVLYGEIMDDLVPEYPEEAPLERHVVEHNIKLLHGDAEVGISYRDQELREEPNYTLMLGKFDRWFVEKAEERGAVFVPETTVIDVTQTDDGAVVHTDREGGDIACQAVIGADGVNTTVGRKTGIQRTMHNRDMALSVKKVIQLDRETINERFSLDGDEGAAYVYTGFPEGAPTIGYFIYTFEDRISVGAVGSLEVLRHLGDEGYGKTGTPLYSLLEQFMELDAVRPYVAGDVLDEYQGILVPEFSYDTLPDRYDRRVALVGDAAGLVLNKGYTFRGLDYGITSGLAAAASALECRGDGDWTAFGERYDRRLENSYVLRDMKQHRHLPEFLENERMYGAYPGMAAETLRGMYSSSTDAEGLTWRQAWNAFRRSDATVRGLLYDGYRAFRSL from the coding sequence ATGAGTGCCGATATCGCGTTCGACGTCGTCGTCGTCGGCTCCGGGCGCGCCGGGACGGCCGCGGCGTACAAGCTCGCCAAGGAAGGCGTCGACGTCGCGCTCGTCGAGCGAGCGAAGCAACCGGGAATGAAGAACGTGACCGGCGGCGTCCTCTACGGGGAGATCATGGACGACCTCGTCCCAGAGTATCCCGAGGAGGCACCGCTCGAGCGCCATGTCGTCGAGCACAACATCAAGCTGCTCCACGGGGACGCCGAGGTCGGGATCAGCTATCGGGATCAGGAGCTCCGCGAGGAGCCGAACTACACCCTTATGCTCGGCAAGTTCGATCGCTGGTTCGTCGAGAAAGCCGAGGAGCGAGGGGCCGTCTTCGTCCCCGAGACGACGGTCATCGACGTCACGCAGACGGACGACGGGGCCGTCGTCCACACGGACCGCGAGGGCGGCGACATCGCGTGTCAGGCGGTGATTGGCGCCGACGGCGTCAACACCACCGTCGGTCGGAAGACGGGCATCCAGCGCACGATGCACAACCGGGACATGGCCCTGTCGGTTAAGAAGGTGATCCAGCTCGACCGCGAGACGATCAACGAGCGGTTCAGCTTGGACGGCGACGAGGGCGCCGCCTACGTTTACACCGGCTTCCCGGAAGGCGCGCCGACCATCGGCTACTTCATCTACACGTTCGAGGACCGGATCTCCGTCGGCGCGGTCGGCAGCCTCGAGGTGCTGCGGCACCTCGGCGATGAAGGGTACGGCAAGACCGGGACGCCGTTGTACTCACTGCTCGAGCAGTTCATGGAACTGGACGCAGTCCGTCCCTACGTGGCGGGCGACGTCCTCGACGAGTACCAGGGCATTCTCGTCCCCGAATTCTCGTACGATACGCTCCCTGACCGATACGATCGGCGGGTCGCCCTCGTCGGGGACGCCGCCGGCCTCGTCCTCAACAAAGGGTACACCTTCCGCGGGCTCGACTACGGCATTACCAGCGGGCTCGCGGCGGCGGCGTCGGCGCTGGAGTGTCGCGGCGACGGCGACTGGACCGCCTTCGGCGAGCGCTACGATCGCCGCCTCGAGAACTCCTACGTCCTCAGGGACATGAAACAGCACCGCCACCTCCCGGAGTTCCTCGAGAACGAGCGCATGTACGGCGCGTACCCCGGCATGGCCGCCGAAACGCTCCGGGGGATGTACTCCTCGAGCACCGACGCCGAGGGACTGACGTGGCGACAGGCCTGGAACGCGTTCCGCCGGAGCGACGCCACCGTTCGCGGGCTCCTATACGACGGCTACCGGGCGTTCCGGTCGCTGTGA
- a CDS encoding ferredoxin family protein: MSVQDSLETVNWDVSDEAHITVDNDECVTCDDKPCLHLCPAQCFDYQEERKGGIYFAYEPCIECGACMVFCANDSEKGAVSWSKAEGGKGVEFDFG; encoded by the coding sequence ATGAGTGTCCAAGACAGCCTCGAGACGGTGAACTGGGACGTCAGCGACGAGGCCCACATCACCGTCGACAACGACGAGTGCGTAACGTGCGACGACAAGCCCTGCCTCCACCTCTGTCCCGCGCAGTGTTTCGATTACCAAGAGGAACGGAAGGGCGGCATTTACTTCGCCTACGAGCCCTGCATCGAGTGCGGCGCGTGCATGGTCTTCTGTGCCAACGACTCCGAAAAAGGGGCGGTCTCGTGGTCGAAGGCCGAGGGCGGAAAGGGCGTCGAGTTCGACTTCGGGTGA
- a CDS encoding electron transfer flavoprotein subunit beta/FixA family protein: MKAVVGVRPSPHRLIDEGGTARPYRWHASIVDRVALEAALRTAETVVAVGIGGKPAKECVRTALTTGADRGIHVSFDPIEETVAEKYAAVLARVAAREDPDVLYVGEFSPLMDVEVAGLAAETLDWPSTTRITAIGADEVLADDEFGANEVAVQRKLDVGRQEVLGVELPAVLGIDSGFANPRRASLETAVSGRRAEIETIPLEDVVPGESRFSMSVGAATIERVVPNERWGRGEPPRGGTVEERIYRMLGRGTAEGQTTGEVVDAPPEEAAERVVEYLRENNLL, encoded by the coding sequence ATGAAGGCAGTCGTCGGAGTGCGACCGTCGCCACACCGGCTGATCGACGAGGGCGGGACGGCGCGGCCGTACCGCTGGCACGCGAGCATCGTCGACCGCGTCGCGCTCGAGGCCGCCCTCCGGACTGCAGAAACCGTCGTGGCGGTCGGGATCGGCGGGAAGCCGGCGAAGGAGTGCGTCAGGACCGCGCTCACGACGGGCGCGGATCGAGGGATCCACGTCTCCTTCGACCCGATCGAGGAGACCGTCGCCGAGAAGTACGCCGCAGTGCTCGCCCGCGTGGCCGCCCGCGAGGACCCCGACGTGCTGTACGTCGGCGAATTTTCGCCGCTGATGGACGTCGAAGTGGCCGGCCTCGCGGCGGAGACTCTCGACTGGCCGAGCACGACCCGAATCACCGCCATCGGCGCCGACGAGGTGCTGGCCGACGATGAGTTCGGGGCCAACGAGGTCGCCGTCCAGCGCAAACTCGACGTCGGTCGACAGGAGGTCCTCGGCGTCGAATTGCCCGCCGTGCTGGGCATCGATAGCGGGTTCGCGAACCCCCGCCGAGCCTCCCTTGAGACGGCCGTCTCCGGCCGTCGGGCCGAGATAGAGACGATCCCGCTCGAGGACGTCGTGCCCGGCGAGAGCCGGTTCTCGATGAGCGTCGGGGCGGCGACGATCGAACGCGTCGTCCCCAACGAGCGGTGGGGCCGCGGGGAGCCGCCCCGGGGCGGAACGGTCGAGGAGCGCATCTACCGGATGCTCGGGCGCGGCACCGCCGAGGGACAGACGACCGGCGAAGTGGTCGACGCCCCGCCGGAAGAGGCGGCTGAACGCGTCGTCGAATACCTTCGAGAGAACAACTTACTTTGA